A section of the Virgibacillus sp. NKC19-3 genome encodes:
- a CDS encoding SurA N-terminal domain-containing protein, whose amino-acid sequence MKLNKKWLLSLSFAVLIAVMAACGDTEESAEDNNEDAETQEEESAEEGEGEEAAPEMPEPDLEGIPDVVAEVNGEEISGEEFETTYQGQFQQASMQSQMTGEEVDQDQLKGQVAESMIGTELLIQEADNSDYDASEEEVDETLDELVEMNQLESKEEFMTAMEEQGMDEEEIMSQIETQVKIDKLIADEAGDTEPTEEELEELYDQFAEQQEQMGGEDGEEAEVPSFDEMKPDLEEQVKSQKEMEASETLVEQLREDADVTNHLA is encoded by the coding sequence ATGAAATTGAATAAAAAATGGTTGTTAAGTTTATCATTTGCTGTACTTATAGCTGTAATGGCAGCATGTGGTGATACAGAAGAGTCAGCTGAAGATAATAATGAGGATGCAGAAACACAGGAGGAAGAATCTGCTGAGGAAGGTGAAGGTGAGGAGGCAGCTCCTGAAATGCCTGAGCCAGACTTAGAAGGCATTCCTGACGTTGTTGCAGAGGTGAATGGAGAAGAAATTTCGGGAGAAGAATTTGAAACGACGTACCAAGGACAATTCCAACAAGCGTCCATGCAATCACAGATGACGGGGGAAGAAGTTGACCAGGATCAATTAAAAGGACAAGTTGCCGAAAGTATGATTGGTACTGAGCTACTCATACAGGAGGCAGATAATAGTGATTATGATGCTTCTGAGGAAGAAGTCGATGAAACACTTGATGAATTAGTGGAAATGAATCAGCTTGAATCAAAAGAAGAGTTCATGACTGCTATGGAAGAACAAGGGATGGATGAAGAAGAAATAATGTCCCAGATTGAAACGCAAGTGAAAATAGATAAACTTATTGCTGATGAGGCTGGAGATACGGAGCCAACCGAGGAAGAATTAGAAGAACTATATGATCAGTTTGCTGAACAACAAGAACAAATGGGTGGAGAAGATGGCGAAGAGGCCGAAGTTCCATCTTTTGACGAAATGAAACCGGATCTTGAAGAACAAGTGAAGAGTCAAAAAGAAATGGAAGCATCAGAAACACTCGTTGAACAACTTCGTGAAGATGCAGACGTTACGAATCATTTAGCATAG
- a CDS encoding universal stress protein → MGKKILVAYDGSYLSKQAIHEAKYQAKQEPETEIHVISVVRPAGPSTNAIMQRNIEKELADNFRPEMQQIKEEFESEGISIEADVLISEHKNPGEKVCEYANDNAIDLIIVGSRGISNVRKIFLGSVSNNIVQNANCRVLVIK, encoded by the coding sequence ATGGGTAAAAAAATATTAGTGGCTTATGATGGTTCTTACCTTAGCAAACAAGCAATTCACGAAGCAAAATATCAAGCAAAACAGGAACCTGAAACCGAGATCCATGTCATTTCTGTCGTCAGACCAGCAGGTCCCAGCACCAACGCAATCATGCAGCGAAATATTGAAAAAGAACTAGCGGATAATTTTCGACCAGAAATGCAACAGATTAAAGAGGAATTTGAATCGGAAGGGATATCGATTGAAGCAGATGTCCTAATTAGTGAACATAAAAACCCCGGAGAAAAGGTTTGCGAGTATGCCAACGATAACGCGATCGATTTGATTATTGTAGGTAGCCGTGGTATTAGTAATGTGAGGAAAATATTTCTTGGCAGCGTAAGCAACAATATTGTGCAAAATGCAAACTGTCGGGTTTTGGTAATTAAGTAA
- a CDS encoding 3D domain-containing protein, which yields MKKIVATVATGVIVAGSCLTNVSAAEYQVQKGDSLWSIANEHNTTVDNLFDVNDLQSSLIHPNQTLVIDEQYKVEKGDTLSGIGSKFGVAVTDLKEWNNLESDFLFIGQMLNIKETNSEQNDAPVTPVPDNKSADESDQPSEDVEAEAAAKAQEEAEAEEAAKAEEEARAEAEAQEAEEAAKAEEAAKAQEAAEAEEAAKAEEEAKAQEVAEAEEAAKAEEAAKAQEAQEAEEAAKAEEEAKAQEAAEAEEAAKAEEEAKAQEVAEAEEAAKAEEAAKAQEAAEAEEAAEAEEVANETTQSNTEDNTQSEAANGETFSVASTAYTASCEGCSGVTSTGIDLKANPNEKVIAVDPSVIPLGSEVYVEGYGHAVAGDIGGAINGNKIDVHVPTHEEAINWGTRTVNVTVVD from the coding sequence GTGAAAAAAATAGTGGCTACGGTTGCTACAGGTGTCATTGTAGCTGGCTCTTGTTTAACAAATGTTTCAGCCGCGGAATATCAGGTTCAAAAAGGTGATAGCTTATGGAGCATAGCAAATGAACATAACACAACTGTTGACAATTTATTTGATGTAAATGATTTACAGTCATCGCTTATTCACCCAAATCAAACACTAGTCATTGACGAACAATACAAAGTAGAAAAAGGCGACACATTATCCGGTATCGGAAGTAAATTTGGTGTAGCGGTAACTGATTTGAAAGAATGGAATAACCTTGAATCAGATTTTCTCTTTATTGGTCAAATGTTAAATATTAAAGAAACAAATAGTGAACAGAACGATGCCCCTGTTACTCCAGTTCCTGATAACAAGTCAGCTGATGAAAGTGATCAGCCAAGTGAAGATGTAGAAGCTGAGGCAGCAGCAAAAGCACAGGAAGAGGCAGAAGCTGAAGAAGCAGCAAAGGCAGAGGAAGAAGCAAGAGCTGAAGCTGAAGCACAAGAAGCTGAAGAGGCAGCAAAAGCCGAGGAAGCAGCAAAAGCACAAGAAGCAGCAGAAGCTGAAGAGGCAGCAAAAGCCGAGGAAGAAGCTAAAGCACAAGAAGTAGCAGAAGCTGAAGAGGCAGCAAAAGCTGAGGAAGCAGCAAAAGCACAAGAAGCACAAGAAGCTGAAGAGGCAGCAAAAGCTGAGGAAGAAGCTAAAGCACAAGAAGCAGCAGAAGCCGAAGAGGCAGCAAAAGCTGAGGAAGAAGCTAAAGCACAAGAAGTAGCAGAAGCTGAAGAGGCAGCAAAAGCTGAGGAAGCAGCAAAAGCACAAGAAGCAGCAGAAGCTGAAGAGGCAGCAGAGGCCGAAGAGGTAGCTAACGAAACAACACAGTCTAATACGGAAGATAATACACAGAGTGAGGCTGCAAATGGTGAAACATTCTCTGTAGCTTCTACGGCATATACAGCTAGTTGTGAAGGATGCTCTGGTGTTACATCGACAGGTATTGATTTAAAAGCAAATCCAAATGAAAAGGTAATTGCTGTTGATCCAAGCGTTATTCCACTAGGTAGTGAAGTGTACGTTGAAGGCTATGGTCATGCAGTAGCTGGAGATATCGGCGGTGCAATTAACGGTAATAAAATTGACGTTCATGTTCCAACTCATGAAGAAGCTATTAACTGGGGCACACGTACCGTTAATGTAACTGTAGTAGATTAA
- the tnpB gene encoding IS200/IS605 family element RNA-guided endonuclease TnpB, which translates to MRVHKGYKFRIYPNKEQEILISKTIGCSRFVFNHFLAQWNDVYKETGKGLTYHSCSAKLTQLKKELFWLKEVDSIAIQSSLKSLADSYSRFFKKQNKVPRFKSKKHKVQSYTTKHTNGNIAIVGNRIKLPKLGLVRFAKSRDVQGRIFNATIRRNPSGNYFVSILAEVEVQPLEKTESSIGIDLGITDFAILSDGRKFDNHNFTSNMEMKLKREQRKLSRRALHAKKNGMNLLDAKNYQKQKIKVARLHERLMNQREDFLHKLSTEIIKNHDIICIEDLNIKGMLRNHKLAKSISDVSWSAFVTKLEYKAKWYGKTIVKISRWFPSSQVCSGCGHQDGKKSLEIRDWTCPVCHEHHDRDVNASKNILVEGLRTLALT; encoded by the coding sequence ATGCGAGTCCATAAAGGATATAAGTTTCGTATCTATCCAAATAAAGAACAAGAAATCCTAATCTCTAAAACAATCGGTTGTTCTCGCTTTGTATTCAATCATTTTCTAGCACAATGGAACGATGTTTACAAAGAAACAGGTAAAGGATTGACTTATCATTCGTGTTCAGCGAAACTTACACAGCTAAAAAAGGAATTGTTTTGGTTAAAAGAAGTGGACAGCATTGCTATTCAGTCATCACTTAAAAGCCTTGCTGATTCCTATAGTCGTTTTTTCAAGAAACAAAATAAGGTACCACGATTTAAGTCTAAAAAGCATAAAGTACAATCCTATACAACCAAGCATACGAATGGGAATATTGCCATTGTAGGTAATAGAATCAAGTTGCCAAAACTTGGTCTTGTACGTTTTGCCAAAAGTCGTGACGTGCAAGGGCGTATTTTTAATGCAACGATTAGACGGAATCCCAGTGGCAACTATTTCGTATCTATTCTTGCAGAAGTAGAAGTACAACCATTGGAGAAAACGGAATCATCTATTGGCATAGACTTAGGTATTACTGATTTTGCCATTCTTTCAGATGGCCGCAAGTTTGACAATCATAATTTTACCTCAAACATGGAAATGAAACTAAAACGGGAACAGCGAAAACTGTCAAGACGTGCGTTACATGCTAAAAAGAATGGTATGAACCTTCTTGATGCAAAAAACTATCAGAAACAAAAGATAAAAGTTGCTAGATTGCACGAAAGATTGATGAACCAACGTGAAGACTTCCTTCACAAGTTAAGTACAGAAATAATCAAAAACCACGATATTATCTGTATCGAAGATTTGAATATCAAAGGAATGTTACGTAATCATAAGTTAGCAAAATCCATCTCTGATGTGTCATGGTCTGCTTTTGTAACTAAATTAGAATACAAAGCGAAGTGGTACGGTAAAACAATTGTGAAAATAAGTAGATGGTTTCCATCTAGTCAAGTATGTTCCGGTTGTGGACATCAAGACGGGAAAAAATCGCTTGAAATAAGGGATTGGACTTGCCCTGTTTGCCATGAACATCATGACAGAGATGTAAATGCTAGTAAAAACATATTGGTCGAAGGCTTACGAACATTAGCTTTGACTTAA